In one Bacteroidota bacterium genomic region, the following are encoded:
- a CDS encoding IS5/IS1182 family transposase, whose amino-acid sequence VERTLGHLKEHRRIGTRHEKLAGSYRAMVQLAIMERYLREYPDSA is encoded by the coding sequence GTTGAGCGGACGCTGGGTCACCTGAAGGAGCACCGGAGGATCGGGACGCGGCACGAGAAGTTGGCGGGGAGCTATCGAGCGATGGTGCAGTTGGCGATCATGGAGCGCTACCTGCGCGAATATCCAGACAGTGCCTAG